AAATCCGGGCGGCGTGGGGCCATTAACCCGTGCTTTCCTGGTGCGTAATGTTGTGGAACGGGCTGAACGTTTGGCGGGTGTGAATTAATCAGAAGAATGGGCGAGGAAACGACACAAAAGCTCATTACGCCACTGGATAATCCGCATGATGTGGATCTGAAGCCGTCCGTGGTGCCACGTGGTCTGCAATATGCAGCGATGGTGGTATTTGTCATTGCGGTGATTGCATCCGGGGTATTTTCGTTCACCGAGCACTGGCGTCGGGCCACATTTACGTTAGGGGTGGCGCTGCTGTGGCTATCGCTGGTACGGATAACATGTGATTCCAAGGTATTGTGGGTTCTTGCTGTCCGATCCCGCCATTTTGATGCCGCATATACTGCCCTGGGCGGAGCATTGATGGTCTTTTTGGCTTCGTCGGTAGATTCGTTGGGAAGTTAGAATCCATAACAAGCTAGACGCGATCACTGATAAATACGCCGTCGTCTTCTGCTTGGTGCGCAGCTAGTAATAAAAAGTGGCGAATAATGCGATCAACTTGACGGGATTCGGTCAAAAAAGCATCGTGCCCCACTGGAGAAGAAATTTTCGCCATTGCCAGCAGTTTCCCAAGATTTCGGGAGAGGTGTTCTTGTTGATGATAAGGATACAAAATGTCAGTATCAACCCCGGCGACCATGGTCGGAACCGTTGACGATGCAAGTGCCTTGTTTAAGCCGCCTCGCCCGCGTCCGATATCATGGCGGTTTAATGCTTCCGTCAAGGCGACATAGGAACCAGCGTCGAACCGCTGGGTGAGCTTCACCCCTTGATAATCAAGATAGCTTTGTACGGCGAACCGTTGTGTTGGGCTGCGGTGAGTTCCCAGCGGATTTTCACCTGGCTGTGCGGAGGTCCCGAACCGTTCATCGATTTCCAATTCGCCGCGATATGTTAAGTGGGCAATACGCCGTGCCGCCGCTAACCCAGCTAACGGCGCTGTGCCGTTGTAGTAGTCGCCGTTATTCCAATGCGGGTCGTGTTCGATGGCATTGATTTGTGCGGTTTGGATTCCGATTTGCCACGCGCTCGCCCGCGCGGATACGGCTAAGACAAGAGCTGCAGTTAGCTGCTTTGGATAGAGCAATGTCCATTCTAAGGTTCTAGCGCCGCCCATGGAACCGCCAATCACCGCGTGGACTTCACTTACGCCGACGCGTTCTAAAAATTGTTTTTCCGCAGCGACGAGGTCGCGGATCGAAACTGCGGGGAACCGTGATCCCCACGGATGTCCATCGGGAGCAAGCGATGCCGGGCCGGTTGTTCCCATGCAGCCGCCCAGTGCATTGGTGCATAACACGCAGAAGGTGTCGGTATCTAATGCTTTACCGGGGCCCACGATGTCTGGCCACCATTCGGTGACGTTGGAGTCCCCGGTGAGTGCATGTTCTATGAGGATGAGGTTATCGCCTCGAAATTCTCCCCAGGCTTGGTAAGCGATCGTTACATCGGGAATCGTGGCGCCTGCTTCGGTGTAAAAGTCGCCGATGTTGATTGTGCACAGTGTGCCCGAGGTATCCAGCATCAAATGTGCTCCTTATATATGGAATGAAGATAATGCTGCTTATGCTACCTGGCGATTACGGGCGCATGCGAATATTTTGACTTAAAACCTGCAATGAAAGCGTCATAATTCAATTCAGGTAATGTTATTTTCCTATTTTTGGCGAGGGAAGGCGTTAGTGTCGGCGGTCGACGGGGAATCATTACGGGATTGTTCGGTGGTGTCTGTATCGGATTCGCTTGTGGCGGCGTTGGCAAGCTCTTCAGTGCTTTCGCGGGCATTACTGTCTGCCCTTGCGGCGTCGTCACGCTTGTCGACGCTTGTAGGTTGCGGTTGCGCGGTTGCCTCGGCGTTGCTGGGTTGAGTGGTTTGTGGTGTTGGGGCTGGCTGTAGTCGAGGCTGGGGTTGTGGCGTGGCTGGCGGAACGGGGCGCGGGGTGACTACTACTGTGGTTTCTCGTGATTTTTTATGCGCCCACATGGGGTTCATGCCTGGCATAAGCCAAAGTAAAACACCGGTTAATGTCGCAGCGCCATAAGCAGCAGGCATTCCGAATCGTTCCAGTGCGAACCAGAAGGTTGCAACGTTAATGGCGATGATTGCAACCCAGAACAGACTGATAAGTAGCGACAGATTGTTGCGACGCAGTGCCCGATACTCGAACCAGTCTTCCTGTGGGAACCGATCACGGGCTTCTTTGCGGATCCGGCGGCCAGTTTTCTGCGATGGATAGATTGTGGAAAACAGAAGTAATCCGAGTCCTGCGCCCGCGACAACAATGTTACTTATGAGAAAGCCGAAAGATAGCACCGCTCCGGCGATGACTATTGACAGGCGTTCAGCCCTAGTTAGGGGTAATCCTTGGGTGGGGTCGACATCCGGATACAGGTTGGAAAAGGCGTTAGTATTGCCAGAGTACATGGAGAAATACGTCACTTTCCAAAAGAATAGGTTTCCAAGACAGCTAAGTGTACCCTATACATGTTTAGCGAAGTATGTGAAGCTTTACCTAAGCATCTTTTTTAGATTGTGGCATAGTATTCAATCTATAAAACCTCTAAAACACTAGGAAACTGGAGTTTAAACCTATGGTTACTGCACACTCATCGCACGCGTTGCGACGCCGCGCAGTCAGTCTCTTTTTTGTGCCTGCACTGGTCGGGCTGCCATTGGCTTTGGCACCGCAGGCACATGCGCAGGAGGGGTGCGCCTTTAATTGGGGTATCAAACAAAGCTTCCGTAGCTACATCAAGGGGCCAATCGCTAAGGGGAGCTGGACTGGTTCCGGAGTTGGTTTTACAGGCAGTGAAACAGGTGCCGACGGTGCATTTGTTTTCACCCCAGGTAAAGCAACCGTTGATGGTGGCACAAATGCTACCATACCTTTGCAGGGGTCATTGAATTTCAAAGGCCATGACTACGGTGCTGGCCCGCTGTTGGATATGACGATTTCTGATGTCAAACTTGTGGTTCAGGGCGGTACCGCTCAGATTGTCGCGGATTACCAGTCCTATGAATCCGACATGATAGATAAAACCCGTAAGGGCGCACCGATTAGTGGTCAAGACGCACCCTTGGTCACAATCAATCTCAGTAATCCGGTAGACACCAACTCTGGTTCCATCAATATGGCTGGGAGCACATCGCTGACCGCAGATGGAGCCAAACTCTTCCTGCAATATAACGCAGGTGAGGCTATGGATCCCACCTCTGGATCGGTCAAGCTTGACGGCAGCTGTGGCGGCTCGACTGGTGGCACCGGTGGTGGCGGCTCGCGCAGTCTTGGCCGAATTACTGGCGAATTTTCCGGTGCAAACAAAGAAATCATGGGTATTTTGTCCGAAACAAATGACACCATGAATGGCTTAACAACTTTCATGGGCAACGCCCAGGAATTTAAGAAGCAACTCAATTCTTTCGCTAATGACGGCAAGACCACCTCGGGTGGAACTACCTCTGGCGGAACCATCTCGGGTTCTGGTACTTCCGGTAACACAACTTCCGGAAACTCCGGTTCTGGCACTTCAGGCGGAGCGTCTGGTACCGGCGGCACTAGTGGTTCTGGTGCAACAGGTGGCGGCGCTTCTTCTGGTGGCTCTGGTGCTACCGGCGGTGGCGCGGCCTCGGGCGGCGGTGCTTCTTCTGGCGGCTCTGGTGCGACAGGTGGCGCTGCCGGTGGTGGCAATGATGTATGTTCATCTTCCTCGGCACGTGGCGTGCAAAACGCTAAGGCTGCGTGGGGTATTAAGCAATCCTTCCAGTCCTATATCACTGGCTCCATCGCCAAAGGTAAATGGACGCTCAATGGTGTTGGGCATTCCGGCGGTAAGTTCCAGTTCAGTGGAAAGAGCGGTGCTGTTGATCCGGGGGCAAAGAGCGGCACTATCGGATACGGTGGTGGTATTCAATTCACCGGTCATAATGGTGTTTTGAATCTCACCATCACCAACGTGGAAATTCAATTCAATGGTGGTAGTGGTTCCCTGGTCGCTAACGTACAATCTTCTGACACTTCCGGGAAAAAGACTGATTTCGGTCGAGTGGCACTTGGGTCACTGAACTTCTCTTCCTTGAATGTTTCTGATTCCAGCGCTTCTGGCACGGCATCTGTGTCATTGACTGATGCTGGATCTAAGGCATTCGCTGAGTTCTATGAGCCAGGCACCCAGCTTGATCCGATCTCCTTCGAAGCATCGCTCGGTGCAGCACCGAACTGTGCTTCTGGTCAAGGTTCCGCAGCTGCGGCGAGTGCCGCAGGCGGTGGTGGCGGAGCAGCCGCAGCCGCAGCGCTGAAAGACGGTGGTGGAGAAGCTGGCGCTGCTGTTGGTGAAGACGGCGAATTGTTATTCGAAGACGCCGAAGGCAATAGCTCCACTGGTTATGAAAATGGTGCCAATAAGTTCAAGATCAAGAATGCTGCGACTGGTGGTACAACCGATTTGGATATGACACCAGGAATGTATGTTCTTTTGGCTATCGCTGCCTTCGTTGTTGCCGGTGGCAGCATGGGGCGGTTGGTTGTCAATAATCCGGTGTAACCCTGAAGCTTAAAAACCCAAGTATTTCCAAGAAAGAACACCATGCCTATAGTGAAATTACGTGAAACAATCGTTGCGGTTATCTGCGCGATTGCCTTGGTCGGTTGTGGCATCCAGGGGTCTTATGATTCCAACGCAAAGCTTCGGGAATCTTTACCCGATCCGGCTTCTTTGTCTGATCCT
The nucleotide sequence above comes from Corynebacterium mustelae. Encoded proteins:
- a CDS encoding HtaA domain-containing protein, with product MVTAHSSHALRRRAVSLFFVPALVGLPLALAPQAHAQEGCAFNWGIKQSFRSYIKGPIAKGSWTGSGVGFTGSETGADGAFVFTPGKATVDGGTNATIPLQGSLNFKGHDYGAGPLLDMTISDVKLVVQGGTAQIVADYQSYESDMIDKTRKGAPISGQDAPLVTINLSNPVDTNSGSINMAGSTSLTADGAKLFLQYNAGEAMDPTSGSVKLDGSCGGSTGGTGGGGSRSLGRITGEFSGANKEIMGILSETNDTMNGLTTFMGNAQEFKKQLNSFANDGKTTSGGTTSGGTISGSGTSGNTTSGNSGSGTSGGASGTGGTSGSGATGGGASSGGSGATGGGAASGGGASSGGSGATGGAAGGGNDVCSSSSARGVQNAKAAWGIKQSFQSYITGSIAKGKWTLNGVGHSGGKFQFSGKSGAVDPGAKSGTIGYGGGIQFTGHNGVLNLTITNVEIQFNGGSGSLVANVQSSDTSGKKTDFGRVALGSLNFSSLNVSDSSASGTASVSLTDAGSKAFAEFYEPGTQLDPISFEASLGAAPNCASGQGSAAAASAAGGGGGAAAAAALKDGGGEAGAAVGEDGELLFEDAEGNSSTGYENGANKFKIKNAATGGTTDLDMTPGMYVLLAIAAFVVAGGSMGRLVVNNPV
- the metX gene encoding homoserine O-acetyltransferase MetX, with the translated sequence MLDTSGTLCTINIGDFYTEAGATIPDVTIAYQAWGEFRGDNLILIEHALTGDSNVTEWWPDIVGPGKALDTDTFCVLCTNALGGCMGTTGPASLAPDGHPWGSRFPAVSIRDLVAAEKQFLERVGVSEVHAVIGGSMGGARTLEWTLLYPKQLTAALVLAVSARASAWQIGIQTAQINAIEHDPHWNNGDYYNGTAPLAGLAAARRIAHLTYRGELEIDERFGTSAQPGENPLGTHRSPTQRFAVQSYLDYQGVKLTQRFDAGSYVALTEALNRHDIGRGRGGLNKALASSTVPTMVAGVDTDILYPYHQQEHLSRNLGKLLAMAKISSPVGHDAFLTESRQVDRIIRHFLLLAAHQAEDDGVFISDRV
- a CDS encoding DUF3017 domain-containing protein, with the protein product MGEETTQKLITPLDNPHDVDLKPSVVPRGLQYAAMVVFVIAVIASGVFSFTEHWRRATFTLGVALLWLSLVRITCDSKVLWVLAVRSRHFDAAYTALGGALMVFLASSVDSLGS